The DNA sequence tgtgtgtgtgtgtgtgtgtgtgtgtgtctatgtctttgtctgtgtgtgtgtgcacgtgtgtgtgtgggtgtatgtctcTCTACGAgtattcatgcatgtgtgcgtgtttgtgttccgatgtctttgtctgtggctatgtgactgtgtgtctgtgcatgtgtgcatctttgtgtgtgcgtgtgtgtgcatctttgtgtgtgtgtgtggtgtgtgtatgtcagtacTGATTAATAATTGCTGAGGCTTTAGACCTCCACTTCGTACAGGTGTtgtggttgccatggagactaCCCAGTGGGGGGTTGTGGGCAGGGCCTGGACAGAGGAACCTTTTCACCTGTCCGAGTTtgtcagcactgtgtgtgtacgtgtgtgtgtgtgtacgtgtatgtgtgtgtgtgtactctgttcTGTCTGTGGTCGTCAGCCTTGCATCTTTTCACAACATGGCTGCAAAGGAGAGGGGTGAGCTTttggtcatttgtgtgtgtgtttgtgtgtgtgtgtttgtgtgcttgtgtgggtgtgggtgtctgtgattttgtttgtgtgaatatgtgtgtgtgtgtgtgtgtgtgtgtgtgtgtgtgtgtgtgtgtgtgtgtgtgtgtgtgtgtgtgtgtgtgtgtctgtgtgtttgtctgtgtgtgtgtatgtttgggtgtatgtatttgtgtatatgtgcttatgtttgtgcaagtgtgtgtgagtgtgttgtgtggaagGAAGAAGtttgagaaaagaaagaagttaTGTACATTTtacctttccttctctctctccttttctctctctctctctctttctttctgtctgtctctctttctctctctctctttctctctctccttttcagtGCGTTTCCGACCACAGCCATCAATTCCCTCACAGCCAGAGGAGGtaaggcattgtgtgtgtgtgtgtgtgtgtgagagagagagagagaaagagagagagtgtgtgtgtatgtgtgtgtgtgtgtgtgtgtgtgtgtgtgtgtttcagaccatagccatttctcttcaaacaGTCCAGTAGAAAGGGTATCTAGTTACCAGCAACAAAATCAATCAAAGCAATGACAGAAAAAATAGGTAACTGCAGTCCTTCGGAcatcaacagtgtgtgtatctcagcgtgtgtgtcagtggtccTTTGGACACAACAGTGTGTgcgtctaagtgtgtgtgtgtgtgtgcgtcagtagTCCTTTGGACACAACAGTGTGTgcgtctaagtgtgtgtgtgtgtgtgtgtgtgtgtgtgtgtgtgtgtgcgtcagtagTCCTTTGGACGCAACAGTGCGTgcgtctaagtgtgtgtgtctcagcgtgtgtgtgtcagtggtccTTTGGACACAACAGTGTGTgcttctaaatgtgtgtgtgtgtgtgtgtgtgcgtcagtaaTCCTTTGGACACAACAGTGTGTgcgtctaagtgtgtgtgtgtgtgtgcgtcagtagTCCTTTGGACACAACAGTGTGTGCGTctatagtccctttcccacataacttctagaagttacccggacatatttacccgggtatggcacgacacggacgtttcccacatgagctttatgtccgagtgagatacgggtaattgtgttcacactagacccgagtaggagccgcgaggggtggggcaatgtcagcacttgcagggggagagagatgacgctaaataaatgcgttgttgtgttgtgttgcctggatgatgcgaacttacatcagatccaaaacatcatgaaacaacagaagtagttagctcgctagtcagcgggagctagcatagaggaaaaaatagctaacgccaggaccaaagatcgtatagttactcgctttataaaccgtctctgccaGGACCACAGGCTataagctctacttcaaccctctctggtataaacatccaacacaacaaattaatagaaaataatgtcaatataaacagcatacagaggtctgaggctccttcccaactcctacaaaaagcaacaatgctaaataacagcgacgttaactattagctgttaattgctaacccctgtaataaacagctagttgcaagctaatcgagaacacttcaagctattcacgtttgcaaggataatcctgcctgtcccgcaacaaacacaacaacgtgattgcagtttaaatttttattgtacgtacacaacaaaatgtcactgttttctgtactccggtgttctcgtctgtgttcatactcatAGGGCAATGttatgtttatcgttaccatggcaatttgtactttctgcctcgcgctgcaagcaggctgcaagggcgcatttctatacgtcatcggtacgcccccccatctctacccagaacagtgccggctgcgttcccacctaagcgcacctgggtaacatctagaagtagtactagggggctagtagggtgagttccgggtaagaaaatacccgagttttgcgttcccacatacagccacccgtttcaTATCCGTTTGatatccggatgtctcgctcatgtgggaaagggacttaagtgtgtgcgtgtgtgtgtgtgtgtgtgtgtgtgtgtgcgtcaatagtcagagagagatggaggggtgaAAGGGCAGCATGTCCTAAATGAACAGAAGGAATAGAATAATAGAATAATTAATATCGTAATATTAAGATATTAAAgctgaataaaataataaagcTGAATGACATCGTCTTGACTTCGTCTAGACAAGTATTACTGATATGATGATGGTTGATTTTAaaatatctctccctctctctttcctccctctatctctctttctctgtccctttctctctccctctctctttcctatctatctatctctctttctctctactattctctccttctctctctctcccatgtcctccctcttcctctacctttctttttctctctctcctgccctctatccccctctctctatctctctatccccctctctctgtctttctaccccctctctctctctctctctctctcagagttgtATTCTGCAGGTGGAGTTCACTAAGCCCGAGGGCAGTGGGTTGGGCTTTGCGCTGATGGGCGGAGCTAACGGGAGTGCGCTCAGAGTGAAGGAGATCTGCAGTGGAGGCGCAGCCCAGCAGGACGGGAGGCTTAGAGTGGGGGATATACtgctggaggtacacacacacacacacacacacacacacacacacgcacacacacacacacacacacacatacacacacgttgaCCCATAATCAAATTTAATATGGCACATAGACCCGTATTTGATTACGTTGGCACAAATAACGTCTTAATCACCTGTGTGTGAGCAAATGCCACAGGGAACACAGTGGCGCAGTCACAGCATATGAATCCAGtatgttgtttttctgtgtgtgtgtgtgtgtgtgtgcgtgtgtggtgtgtgcactgtatgtgtgtgtgtgcgtgcgtgcgtgcgtgcgtgcgtgcgtgcgtgtgtgcgtgcgtgtgcaggtGAATGGTGTGATAGTGTCAGGTCTGAGTCACAGTAAGGTGGTGGACATCCTGAGGACAGCAGAGGGCGTGGTGCAGCTCACCGTCTGCAGGGACTTCCTGTCTGTGGCCCCTCCCACCGAACAGTGGCACAGTCCGCCCCCAACAAGTACAGGTACccatcacacaccacaaacacacacacacacacacacacacacacacacacacacacacattatactcacatgcacacaacacacaccacacaccatatcTGTAATGCATCTGTGCAGAGAATGTTTTCAGTCTGTTGGAATATCTGtacactgattgattgattgattgattgatcaatTGATTGGCTGATTGTTTTTTTAAGATGGGAATGAGTTGACTCCACTGGCAGATCAGAAAGAGGATCCACCAGAAATGCCCCCCATATACTCAcaggtaggcacacacacacacacacacacacacacacacacacacatgcacatattatGCTGACTTTACACCGTATTATAATATTAGAAATCAatgacactttctctctcactcttccccccctctctctctctcccacttttttctctctctctctctctctctttgtcaggaGGACAGCAGAAGCACTCCCCCTCCTCAGAGCTGTTGTCCATCAGTGCGAGATCTGCTTccagacaggtctgtttttaagtGTCCataaacacgtgtgtgtgtgtgtgtgtgtttgcgtgttactgtgtgtgtgtgtgtgtgtgtgtgtggggggggggggggggggggtaatgtgatgggttgtgtaagtgtgtgattgtgtgattgtgtgtgtgtgtgtgtgtgtgtaggaagaggggttgtgtgtgtggtatgtgagcAGCTGTTCTGCATTTTAGGTGGAAAGGTGGCAGGACAGGCAGCCAAGCATGACACTCCCCTCCTACTCCCCCTTGCGTAGCTTTAATGCTAAGCTTGTAGCCcctcgtgtgcgtgtgtgtgtgtgtgtgtgtgtgtgtgtgttaagctgtGTGCTCTGCCCTGCCCCACGACCCTGCAGCCCCAAGGAGCTGCCGTCTGCCTGGAGCagcgaggaagaggatgaggaagaggaagggttcGTCCAGCCCTCAACATTCAACATACTGCCCCCTACAGGTGAGAGATGgaagcacagggagagagagagagagagagagagagagagagagagagagagagagagagaagagagagggatgagatcatagacaaaaggaggagaaggaggaggaagatgaagagtggGAAGCATTTGCTCCACCCTTAACATACTGCCCCCTACAGTTGAGAGGTGGaaggacagggagaaagagggagagagagagagagagatagagagcatgcATATATAGACAACAACATACTGCCCCCTAGAGGTGAGAGATGGAAGCACAGGGAGAAAAGAACAGGGTGTGGGAATATGGAAATAAtgagaaaaaagagacagaaggaaggagagagggatagggagagagaagaagggagagagaacagacaagTTGTCTAAATTATATACTGCTTACGGGTATGAGTCtatgcacctacagtatgtatctgttttcccctctttgtgtgtgtgtgtgtgtgtgtgtgtgtgtgtgtgtgtgtgtgtgtgtgcaggtcgcCCCATCGTGTCAGAGGACGAGCTGTGCGCCCTGGCCATCATCAGCCCCTCTAATACGGGATGCTACtcggggtcaagggtcaaaacTCTCATCCAGATCCTGCAGCATCAGGACCAGCAGGAACTCATCAAGGAGTTtctggtacaaacacacacacacacacacacacacacacacacacacacacacacacacacacacacacacacacacactcacacacacacacacacacacaaacatacacacacatacacacactcatacacacacacatacatacacacacacacacacacacacacacacacacacacacacacacacacacacacacacacagtcatacagtacacatgcacagttacacaaacacacacacacacacacacacacacacacacacacatacacacgccatCCTTTGGACTCTTGAGGGAGATCCAAGAGCCACTAGGTGGCATCAGAGTGCCTCTGGCAACAAatgtgacacgtgtgtgtgtgtgtgtgtctctaggcTCTGGAGCATATGAAGCCAACAGATAACTGTCTGGTTGGGAAAGCTCCAGAAAACCGTCAGAAGAACCGCTACAGAGACATTCTACcctgtgagtctctctctctctctctttctctctcacacacacacacacacacacacacacacacacacacacacacacacacacacacacacacacagtcatttcctTTCAACTTTTCTTATCCTTTCCTTTCTccgttctcctctctcctcctcctctcctctgctctccgcttcctctcctctgctctcctcttcctctcctcctcctctctcctcctctcctctcctcctctctttctcagatgATAAGACGCGTGTGCCCTTAGGGAAGCAGCAGGACTACATCAATGCCAGCTACATCCGCTTGCAGGTTATTCAGCCCACCTGTCTCATAAACCTCtaaacctgtctgtctgtctgatgttctagtcttgtctgtctgtttgatgTTCCAaacctgtctctccatctcatgcTCTAGTCCAGTATGTCTGTCTCATGGTCTCATCTGTCTGCTTATCTGATGTTCTAGTCAAgtcctgtctatctgtctatctgtctcatgTTCTAAACTTGTCTGTCTCATGTTCTAGTCATGTTCTAAACCTGTCTGTCTCATGTTCTAGTCATGTTCTATTCCTCTTCTAGTCCTATTCTAGTCATGTTCTATGCCTGTTCTTCTCCTGTTCTAGTCATGTTCTAGTTGTGTTCTTGTCATGTTCTAGTCCTGTTCtagtcctgtctgtctgtctatctgtctcatgTTCTAGTccatgtctgtctgcttgtctgttgCTCCAGTTTCCCTGTATGACTGTTGACAGTGGATGAGATATGGTGTGTGGTCTACATAATCCTATGCACTTGCTCCTTTCTgatgctgtgtgcgtgtgtgtgtgtgtgtgtgtgtgtgtgtgtgtgtgtgcaggtgggtctGGAGGAGTTTTTCTACATTTCATGCCAGGCCCCGTTGCCCTCTACGGTAGATGCCTTCTGGCAAATGATCTGGGAGAATCGCTCTGACGTCATCGCCATGGCGACGCAGGAGGTGGAACGCGGCCGCGTCAAGTGCCACAAGTACTGGCCCGACCGCTTAGACGTTCCCATGGAAACGGACCGCTACCAGCTGATCCTGGACAACTACCAGCAGCTGGACTTCTTTCACATCAACATAATCAAGATGGTggagaaagaggtgtgtgtgtgagtgagtgagtgagtgtgtgtatgtgtgtatgtgtgtatgtgtgtatgtgtatgtgtatgtgtatgtatatgtatatgtatatgtatatgtgtatgtgtatgtgtatgtgtatgtgtatgtgtatgtgtatgtgtatgtgtatgtgtatgtggtgtgtgtatatatgtgtgagtgagtgtgtgtgtgtgtgtgtgtgtgtctgcgtttgtaagtgtgtgtttgtatgcctgtgtgtgtgtgtgtatatgtgtgcatgtgagattgtgtgtgt is a window from the Sardina pilchardus chromosome 18, fSarPil1.1, whole genome shotgun sequence genome containing:
- the LOC134064475 gene encoding tyrosine-protein phosphatase non-receptor type 20-like — protein: MGGANGSALRVKEICSGGAAQQDGRLRVGDILLEVNGVIVSGLSHSKVVDILRTAEGVVQLTVCRDFLSVAPPTEQWHSPPPTSTDGNELTPLADQKEDPPEMPPIYSQEDSRSTPPPQSCCPSVRDLLPDSPKELPSAWSSEEEDEEEEGFVQPSTFNILPPTGRPIVSEDELCALAIISPSNTGCYSGSRVKTLIQILQHQDQQELIKEFLALEHMKPTDNCLVGKAPENRQKNRYRDILPYDKTRVPLGKQQDYINASYIRLQVGLEEFFYISCQAPLPSTVDAFWQMIWENRSDVIAMATQEVERGRVKCHKYWPDRLDVPMETDRYQLILDNYQQLDFFHINIIKMVEKESGSCHLVRQLCVCRWPDHGPPGSSEQLVRFLRYMRAVHSRGPITVHCSAGIGRTGVLICTDAIISLIQNDLAISVSDIVKDMRSQRYGMIQTKR